AGCGCGGCGATCGCCAGCGTCGCGTAGATCAGCGTGGTGTAACCGAAGATCGGCTTGCGCGAGAACACCGGGAAGATCTCACTGACGATGCCGAAGAACGGCAGCGCGATGATGTACACCTCTGGGTGCCCGAAGAACCAGAACAAGTGTTGCCACAACAGCACACCGCCGTTGGCCGGGTCGTAGATGTGTGCACCCAGGTGCCGGTCGGCGATCAGGCCCAGCAGCGCGGCGGTCAGCAGCGGGAAGGCCAGCAGCACCAGGATGGAGGTCACCAGGATGTTCCAGGTGAAGATCGGCATCCGGAACATCGTCATGCCCGGGGCCCGCATGCAGACCACGGTGGTGATCATGTTGACGCCACCGAGGATGGTGCCCAGACCACTGACGGCCAGGCCCATGATCCACAGGTCCGCGCCGGCACCCGGCGAGTGGATGGCGTCGGACAGCGGCGCGTAGCCGGTCCAGCCGAAGTCGGCGGCGCCGCCGGGGGTGATGAACCCGGAGGTGGCGATCAGCGCGCCGAACAGGAACAGCCAGAACGAGAAGGCGTTCAGCTTCGGGAACGCCACGTCCGGCGCGCCGATCTGCAGCGGCAGCACCAGGTTGGCGAAGCCGAACACGATCGGGGTCGCGTAGAACAGCAGCATCACCGTGCCGTGCATGGTGAACAGCTGGTTGAACTGTTCGTTCGACAGGAACTGCAGACCCGGCATCGCCAACTCCGTGCGCATCAGCAGGGCCATCAGGCCGCCGATGAAGAAGAAGGCGAAGCACACGACGCAGTACATGATGCCGATCAGCTTGTGATCGGTCGTCGTGATCAGCTTGTAGATCAGGTTGCCCTTGGGGCCCATCCGCTCCCTATAGGGACGAGTGGCCTCGAGTTCCCGCAACGGGGGCGCTTCGGCGGTCAAGAACTCCTCCAAACATCCGAGTACCGGGCATGGCGCCAGGGCACTTTAGATCTTCTGTGCCTGAATCCTATCCCCCATCTCCGTCGCTGTCGGCGCGGGTCCGACAATCTGTCGTAGATGTCGCGATCAGGGCCACTCGGACCGGCTCCGACCTGCTGTTCCGAGGCGGGCGCGCCGGGGTGTTACCGTCGGGTCCGTGCCGATTCGCACCACTTCCGTCGCTCTGGCCGCAGCGTTGGCGTTGCTGGTTTCCGGTTGTTCGCAGCCGCAGGGCCAGACCCCGGTCCCGCCGTCGGCCCCCGTGATCACCAGTACGACGACGATCGCCGGGGCCGGCGTGTTGGGCAATCAGCGTCGGCCCGACGAGTCCTGCGCCGCCGAACCCGCCGCGGCCGACCCCGGCGACGACGTCCGCCGGGTGCCCAGCGGCACCGAGCGCGGCGACGTGGACGTGCCGGCCGACCCGCAGCGCATCGTGGTGCTCGCCGGTGAGCAGCTCGACGTGTTGTGCGCGCTCGGGCTGCAGTCACGGATCGTGGCGGCGGCGCCGGCCGACGGGGCGCAGGCGCAGCCCTCCTATCTGGGCACCGTGATTCACGAACTGCCCGCGGTGGGCTCGGGCACCGGGATCGACGCGGCGGCGATCGCGGCGGCCGAACCCGACCTGATTCTCGGCTCGCGCGCGCTGACCCCGCAGGCCTACGGCGAGCTGTCGGCGATTGCGCCCACAGTGTTCACCGGCGCCGCGGGCGCCGACTGGCGGGACACTGTGCGCACCGTCGGGGCGGCCACCGGCCGCGCCGGAGCCGCCCACGACGTGGTGGCGAACTTCGACGAGGACGCCGAACAGGCCGGGATCGCCAACGACGCGACGCATTTCCAGGCCTCCGTCGTGCAGTTCACCGAGGACACCGTGCGGGTGTTCGGCGCGGAGAACTTCCCGGCCAGCGTGCTGGCCGCGGTGGGCGTGGATCGCCCTGCGGCACAACGCTTCACCGACAAACCGTTCGAGGAGATCGACATCACCGACCTCGACAAGGCGGACTTCTCGGCCGTCGAGGCCGACATCGTGTACGTGTCGTTCGCCTCCCCGGCGGCCAAGGACCACGCCCCCGCGGTGCTGGGCAGCGATGCCTGGCGCGCGCTGTCGGCCAACCGGGACAACCGGGTGTTCATCGTCAACAACGAGGTCTGGCAGACGGGTCAGGGTCCGGTCGCGGCCCGCGGCATCCTCGAGGATCTGCGCTGGCTCAACGCGCCCATCAACTAGCGGCCCGCGCGGCCCAAACGTCCACTCGTAGATCTCGAGAGAGGCCCATCGTGTTCCACGTGCTCAAGCTCACCTACCTGCAACCGCTCGACGTCGTCGACCAGACCCGCCCCGCGCACGTGGCGTGGATCCAGCGGGAGATCGAGGCGGGCCGGCTGCTGCTGGCCGGGCGCCAGGAGTCGCAGCAGGGTGGGGTGCTGATTACCGCCGACATCGACACCGCCGAGGCCGAGAGGTTGATGGCCGAGGACCCCTACCAGCTGGCCGGGTTGGTGAGCTACGAACGTCTGAGCTTCAACGGGGCGCTGCGCGCCGACTGCCTGTAGCCGCGGATTCTGTAACCATGGGGTAGCGACGATACGAAAGAGGGCACGCAAATATGACCACGACAGTTTCGGCCTACGCCGCCACCTCGGCCACCGACCCGCTCACCAAGACCACCATCGAGCGACGCGCCCCCGGCCCCCACGACGTGGCCTTCGACATCAAGTTCGCCGGGATCTGCCACTCCGACATCCACACCGTCAAGGGCGAGTGGGGCCGCCCGAACTACCCGGTGGTCCCCGGCCACGAGATCGCCGGTGTGGTCACCGAAGTCGGTTCGGCCGTCACCAAATTCAAGGTCGGCGATCACGTCGGCGTCGGATGCTTCGTCGACTCCTGCCGCGAGTGCGACAGCTGTAAGGCCGGCCTGGAGCAGTACTGCACCACCCGGGGTGGCATGCGCGGCACCTACAACTCGACCGAGCGCGACGGCAGCCCCACCTACGGTGGCTACAGCACCGCCATGGTCGTCGACGAGAACTACGTGTTGCGCATCCCGGAGTCCATCCCGCTGGACAAGGCCGCTCCCCTGCTGTGCGCCGGGATCACGGTGTACTCGCCGCTGCGGCACTGGAACGCCGGCCCCGGCAAGCGCGTCGCCGTGATCGGGCTCGGCGGCCTCGGGCACATGGCCGTCAAGATCGGCGTCGCGATGGGTGCCGAGGTGACGGTGCTCAGCCAGTCCCTCAAGAAGATGGAGGACGGTCTGCGGCTGGGCGCCTCGGCGTACCACGCGACCAGCGACCCCGACACCTTCAAGAAGCTCGCCGGCAGTTTCGACCTCATCATCAACACCGTGTCGGCGAACCTGGACATGTCCGCCTACCTGAACCTGCTGGCGCTGGACGGCACGCTGGTGGAACTCGGCGCGCCGGAGAAGCCGCTGGTGGTGCCGTTCTTCCCGCTGGGCGCGATGCGTCGCAGCCTGGCCGGCTCGATGATCGGCGGCATCCCCGAAACCCAGGAGATGCTCGATTTCTGCGCCGAGCACGACGTCACCCCGGAGATCGAGGTGATCGACGCGTCGTACATCAACGAGGCCTACGAGCGGGTCGTCTCCAGCGACGTCCGCTACCGCTTCGTCATCGACGCGTCGACCATCTGATCACGCGACCGGGCCGACGGCTGGGTCAGAAGTCCCAGTCGTCGTCCTCGGTGACGACGGCCTTGCCGATGACATACGAGCTGCCCGACCCGGAGAAGAAGTCGTGGTTCTCGTCGGCGTTGGGGCTCAGCGCCGACAGGATCGCCGGGTTGACGTCGGTCTCGTCGCGCGGGAACAGCGCCTCGTAGCCGAGGTTCATCAGCGCCTTGTTGGCGTTGTACCGCAGGAACTTCTTGACGTCCTCGGTGAGGCCGACCTCGTCGTAGAGGTCCTGGGTGTACTCGACCTCGTTGTCGTAGAGCTCGAACAGCAGCTCATAGGTGTAGTCCTTGAGCTCCTGCTGGGTGGCGGCGTCCTGCAGCGCCAGACCCTTCTGGTACTTGTAGCCGATGTAGTAGCCGTGCACCGCCTCGTCACGGATGATCAGCCGGATCATGTCGGCGGTGTTGGTGAGCTTGGCCCGGCTGCTCCAGTACATCGGCAGGTAGAAGCCCGAGTAGAACAGGAAGCTCTCCAGCAGCGTGGAGGCCACCTTGCGCTTGAGCGGCTCGTCGCCGTTGTAGTACTTCAGCACGATCTCGGCCTTGCGCTGCAGGTTCTGGTTCTCCTCCGACCAGCGGAACGCGTCGTCGATCTCGGCGGTGGAGCACAGCGTGGAGAAGATCTGGCTGTAGCTCTTGGCGTGCACCGACTCCATGAACGCGATGTTGGTGTACACCGCCTCCTCGTGCGGGGTCAGCGCGTCCGGGATCAGGCTGACCGCGCCGACGGTGCCCTGAATGGTGTCGAGCATCGTCAGGCCGGTGAAGACCCGCATGGTGAGCTGCTTCTCGTGGGCGGTCAGCGTCCCCCACGACGGGATGTCGTTGGACACCGGCACCTTCTCCGGCAGCCAGAAGTTGCCCGTCAGACGGTCCCAGACCTCGGCATCCTTCTCGTCTTGGACGCGATTCCAGTTGATGGCCGAAACCCGATCGATCAGCTTCATTCCGTCGGACACCTGAACCCCTCTTGGACGTGACAACTCGATAGAACTAACCGGCGTCCGCAACACTACCGCTGGGGGCCGACAACAAGCGGGAACACAACACCTTGTGTCGTCGGCGCGCCGCCGGAACCGGTCAGTTCGCCGGGATCAACCGGTATTCGTCGAGGTCCAGCGACCGCGTCGCCAGCCAGTACTGCCAGGTCATGCCGCCCCACAGGGTCCGGTTCACGCCGTGGGCATCCAGGTACCAGCTGCGGCAGCCGCCGGTGTTGAACACGGTGCCGGCCAAATCGTGCTGCAGCCGGGCGTTGTACCGGTCCGCGGCGGCGCGCGTCGGCGCCAATCCGGCCGCGCCGGCCTTGTCGGTGGCGGCGATGGCCTGCGCCACGTAGCGGATCTGGGACTCGATCATGAACACCACCGAGTTGTGCCCCAGCGCGGTGTTCGGGCCGAGCAGGAAGAACAGGTTGGGCATCTCGGCCACCGTGACGCCCCGCAGCGCCGACATGCCCTCGCGGTTCCAGCGGTCCACCAGGTCCTCCCCGCCGGGCCCCTTGATGTCGACGTAGGTGTAGGAGTCGGTGACGTGGAACCCGGTGGCGAACACCACCACGTCCACCGGCCGGGCGGTCCCGTCCGCGGTGACGATGCCGTCGGTGGTGAAGCGACTGATCCGGTCGGTGACGACGGTGGTGCGCGGGTCGGCGACGCCGCGATAGTAGGTATCGGAGTTGAGGATTCGCTTGCAGCCGGCCCGGTAGTCGGGCGTGAGCTTGGCACGCAGCTCGGGATCCTTGACGTGGCGGCGAATGTTCCACTTGCCCATCAGCTCACCGAGCTTGAGCAGCCGCGGGGCCTTCGTCATCGCGAACCCAACCGCCTCGTGTACCCAGTAGATACCCGCGCGCAGGGCCGCCCGAGTGCCCGGAACGGACGTGAAGACCCGCCGCAGCCCCGGCGGAATCGGGTTGTTGGGCCGCGGCATCACCCAGGCCGGGGTGCGCTGGTAGAGCTGGAGTTCGGCGACCTCACCGACGATCTCGGGCACGATCTGAATGGCGCTGGCCCCGGTGCCGATCACCGCGACGCGCTTGCCGGCAAGGTCGACGTCGTGGTCCCACCGCGCGGAATGGAAAGCGGCGCCGCCGAATTCGTCCAACCCGTCGAAGTCCGGAATCAGCGGGATGTGCAGCCCGCCGGCACCGGAGATGAGGAACTGGGCCACGTATTCCGTACCGTCGGTGGTGAATACGTGCCAGCGCAGTTCGTCGTCGTCCCATACCGCGCGGTCCACATGCGCGCCGAAGTGGACGTGGCGCCGCAACCCGTACTTGCTGGTGACACCCAGCAGATAGTCCTGGATCTCCGGCTGGAACGACCACATGTGCGTCCAGTCGGCCTTCGGCTCGAAGGAGAACGAGTACATGTGCGACGGGATGTCGCAGGCACACCCGGGGTAGGTGTTGTCGCGCCAGGTCCCGCCGATCTCGTCGGCCTTCTCGAGGAGCAGGAATTCGACGCCCTGCCGCTGCAAGGCGATGGCCATCCCGATACCGGAGAACCCGGTACCGATGATCAGGGCACGGGTCTGAACGGGCGCGGTGGCGTCGGTCATGCGACCACGCTACCCGCCCTATGCGGAACCGGCGGTACCGGCTACTTCGCCTCCGCCCCGTCGCGCGGGACGGCCTGGTGAATCGGCAGGTCAGGATCGATTTTGATGCCCAGCAGCGCCGTCGTGCCGATGATCGCACCCATCATGATCGTGGTCAGATGCTCGATGAATTTGTCGCGCGGCATCCGTCGGGGGCTGTCCGGGCTGGGTCCCAGCCACCAGTCGGTCGACGACGCCGCGGTGCCGAACGTCGCGAACGCGGCCAGTTCCATCGCCTGGCGGTCGAGCTCCATCTCGCGCAGCTCGTTGTTGAACAGTTCGGCCATTGCCAGGGTGATCTCGCGGCCCTCGTTGACCGCCCGCATGGTGGCCTCGGCCTGCTCCGGAAAACGGCCCTGCAGGACGAATCGCACCACGTTGGGATGTTCGTCCACCAGGTACACGTACTGCTCGATGCTGCGCTTGATGACCTCGCTGGCCGAATCGGTGGCCAGGTTGATCACCGGGAAGATCTCGGCCCAGAGCATGTCGCGCAATCGCTCGCCGATCGCCTGGAACAGGTCCGCCTTGTCCGTGAAGTGGCGGTAGATCTTCGGTTTGGCCGTTCCGGCCTCCTCGGCGATCTCGCGCACGCTGACTTCCGGGCCGCGTTGGTCGATGGCGCGGAAGGCGGCATCGACGATTTGGGACCGCACCTGCTTGCGGTGCTCCCGCCAGCGCTCGCTGCGGGCGTCGACCTTCGGCCCGGCGGCGGTCTCACCGCCCGGCTTCGGCTTGGGTCGAGGCACGCGCACGCCCAGCACTGTACTCCCACCGGCGCGCTGACCTGGCACAACAGCCCATACACGCCGGTGCGTCGGCAATGACATGGGTCACAGATTGGTCAGCAATGGCGAAACAAGTTGAAACCCAAAGTATTTGGCCGCTACGCGCGTCGACACCGGCGAGCAGCGCCGCGGCGTACGCTTAACATGGCGAAAGAGTCCAGCAGCAACCGAAACGACCAGCAGCGAAACGGGACCATTTGTGACGCAGCGATTCGACGTGGCGATCGCCGGCGGAGGACCGGCAGGCTCGGCGGCAGCGTGGCAGGCGGCGCAGGCCGGGGCACGCGTGATAGTGCTGGACAAGGCGGACTTCCCCCGCGACAAGCCCTGCGGCGACGGCCTGACCGCACGCGCGGTGAGCTATCTGCAGAAGATGGGGCTGGCCCCGGAGGTCAGCAAGTTCCACCGCGTCGACCGGGTCACCGTGTTCAGCCCCAGCCAGTGGGAGCTGTCGTTCCCCCAACGCCCCGGCATGCCCAACCACGGCCATACCGTCAGCCGCACCGAACTCGACATGCTGCTGCTCAAGCACGCCGAGTCCGCCGGGGTCACCGTGCGGCAGTCGGCGGAGGTCGCCGGCCCCGAACTCGACGACCGCGAACGCGTCACGGGAGTGGTGCTCAAAAGCGGCGAGAAGGTCCTCGCGGATGCGGTGATCGCCGCCGACGGCGCCTACTCCCCCATCAAGCGTGCGATGAAACTGGATTCGCGCTACAACGGCTACTCGGCCATCGCGATCCGCGCCGAGATACATGCCAACCGGCCGGACACCGACAGTCTGGACATCTATTGCAAGCTGCTCTTCGACGGCGACCAGCTCCCCGGCTACGGCTGGGTGTTCCCGATGGGCGCCGGCCGCTTCAACATCGGCCTGGGTTACGTCAACAGCTATCGAAACTGGCAGTCCATCAACGCCACTCAGTTCCTCGGCGAGTTCCTGCGCACCCTGCCCGCCGAGTGGGAGCTCCCCACGATCGACGAGCTGAAGAAGAACAAGAGCGTGCGGGCCTGGCGGCTGCCGATGGGATTCACCGCCTGGCCGCCGTGGCGCCCGGGTGTGCTGTTCGCCGGCGACTCGCTGGGCGCGGGGAAACCCGCCTCCGGCGCGGGCATCTCCAAGGCCCTGGAGTCGGGTCTGGTGGCCGGCGAGAGCGCCGTGGCCGCGTTGACCAACGGCGGCCCGGACGACTTCACCAACTACCAGCAGCGCCTGCAGGCCAGCTGGGGCCGGGAATACCGGCGCGGACGCGCCTTTCACAAATTGATCGGCTATCCGAAGGTCGCCGAGACCGGGCTGAAGCTGCTCGACAACGCCGCCTTCCGGGACCGACTGCTCAAGGCCCTGTACAAGAAGGCGCAGGGGCCGCAACACCGCTACTGAGTGGGCACCACCACGTAAAGTCGCAGACCGTGGAGCAACGCATCAGTCTCATCACGCTCGGCGTCGACGACCTCACGCGCAGCCGATCCTTCTTCGAGCAGGGCCTCGGCTGGTCGGTGTCCGGTGAGTACGACGAGGTGGCCTTCTACCAGTTGCCCGGGATCGCGCTCGCGCTGTTCGGCCGGGCCGATCTCGCCGCGGATGCAGGCGTGAAGGTCGACGGCCGCTTCAGCGGGATCAGCATCGCCATCAATGAACGCAACGAAGCCGACGTGGATGCCACGATGGCCCGCGCCCAGGTCGCCGGCGCCACCGTGGTCAAGGCCCCGCACAAGACCTATTGGGGCGGCTACTCCGGTTACTTCGCCGACCTCGACGGCCACGTGTGGGAGGTGGCGTACAACCCGTCCTGGACCATCAATGCCGATGGGTCCGTGACCATCTGAACCGTCAGCGGCGCCCGCGCTTGGCCCGGCCCGGCTTGCGGTCGGTCTTGGCGGCGGCGCGGGCGGCCTGCTTCGCCAGCGTCTTCTCTCGCGCGGTGCGCTTGGGCATCGGCTGCGACTGCCCGCGCGACGACCCGGGCTTGCGGCCCCGCACGATCCCGATGAAGTCCTCGATCGGCGCCGATTGTGGGCCCTCCGGAACCGCCAGCGCCACCGCGCAACTGGGCGCGCCGCTGATCGGACGGAAGGTGAGATCCTTGCGGTGATACAGCCGCGCCAGCGATTGCGGAACCATCAGCACCCCGACCCCGGCAGCGACGAGTTCCATTGCATCCTGGGTGGTTTCGGGCCGATGCTCGACCGGGGTCCCCGGCGCGTCCGGCCAGTCCAGCACGTGATCGTGGGGCAGCAGCACGGGCTCCCCATGCAGGTCCGCCGCGGCGACGTCGTCGGCCGCGGTGAGCAGATGGTCGACGGGCACCACCACGACCGCCGTCTCCTCGTAGAGCGGGATGACGGCCAAACCGGACGTGTCGGCCGGCAACCGCAGTACCGCGAGGTCGACCGCGCCGGTCCGGACCGCGTCGGCGGCGTCGGCCGCGGCCACGAGGGTCAGCTGCAGCGGCACCTCCGGCCGGCGCTGCGCCCAGTTGCGGGCCCACTTCGCCGGTGTCGCGCCGGGGACGTACCCGAGGGTCAGCGAGCGCGACGACGACGGAGCCACCGCCTCAGGCTACCGATACGCTGGTCGCCATGAGCAGGCCGAACACCCAGTCCATGAAACCCGCCACCGCGGCGAAGAAGCTGGACGTGTACTTGCCCGCGACGCCCGCGGAGTTCCAGGAGAACGCGATCACCCGCGCCGAGCTCGCCGCTCTGCAGGCCGACCCGCCGCAGTGGCTCCAGGACCTCCGCAAGCACGGGCCGCACCCGAAGAACCTGGTGGCCGCCAAGCTCGGGGTGTCGATCGCCGGGCTGGCCCGCGGCGGGGTCAGCGATGCGCTGACCACCGAGCAGATCGAGCAGCTGCTGGCCGACAAGCCGGACTGGCTGGTCGCCGAACGGGAGAGCTACCAGGAGGTGCTGCGCGAGCAGCGGCGCCTGAAGGCCGTGCGCGCCCAGAAGGCACGCGGGAGCTGACGACCGGCCCGGGTCAGCGGGTGGTGTACCCGCCGTTGGCGAACAGCGTCTGCCCGGTGATCCAGTGGCCGTCGGTGGCCAGGAAATCCACGATGGGCGCGATGTCCTCGATGAGGGTCAGGCGGTTGCCCATCCCTTGCGACTTGTGGAATTCGACGCGCTCGGGGGTCTCCTGCCCGTAGAAGAAGGGGGTGTCCATGGGGCCGGGTGCGATCGCGTTGACGTTGATGCCGCGGGTGCCGAATTCCTTTGCGGCGGCCCGGTTGAAGTGCTCCACCGGAGACTTCCCGCCCGCGTAGGTGGAGTAGCCGTCGGTGAACGCGCCCAGCAGCGCGGTCACGATGGTGATCAGGGAGCCGTCGTCGTTGAGGGTGCGACCCGCCTCCTTGATGAAGAAGTACGCCGCCTTGGCGTTGATGTCGAGCATCGAGTCGAAGTCGGCCTCGGTGGTGTCCAGGATGGGCTTGCGTAGGACCTTCCCGACAGTGTTCACCGCAACGTCGATGCCGCCGAATTCCGATGCGGCCGCATCGAAGAAGGCGGTGACGGTCGACGGTGCGGTCAGGTCGCCCTGGAACAGCAGGGCGCGGGCACCGGCGGCCTCGACCGCGGCGACGGTCTCCCGGGCCTGCGCCTCGGACGCGGCGCTGTTGTAGTGCACCGCGACGTTGGCTCCCTGCTCCGCCAGATGGCGGCTCACCAGGCCGCCGAGATTCTTGCCGCCGCCGGCGACCACGGCGGTCTTGCCGGAAAGTTTGCGGGCGCTGTCTGTCATGTCGTGTCCTCCGACGGTTGTGATATTTGCTGTAGCTTCCAAACTAAGCGCAGGACACTCAACCAACAAGCGAATATTTATGGACCTTTAACAACTATTACTTGTGTATCTTGGGCGGGTGACCACGCCTGACCTCCGCCGCCTGGAACAGTTCGTCGCCGCGATGGAGGAGCCCACCCTCGCGGCGGCGGCGGCCAGGCTGCACGTGAGCCAGCAAGCACTCTCCGCGGCGTTGCGGCAGCTCGAACGCGAGCTGGGGACCTTGCTGTTCACCCGGTCCGGGCGGCGCCTGGCGCCCACCGCCTCGGCACGCACCCTGTACGAGGGCGCACCCGCGGTGCTGGCCGGCGCGCGCCGACTGGCCGCCCGGGCCCGCGAGGCGGGCGCCGAGCGCGAACGCCCGTTCGTGGTGGGCCGCAGTCCGGCGGTGACCGCCGATGAGGCGTTCGTCTTGCTGGAACCGCTGATCGCCCGCGCTGTCCCGGTGTCCATCACGGTGCGGGAGGTGTTCCCGTCCGCGGTGGCCGACGAGCTGTACGACGGCACCCTGGACCTGATGCTGCGGCGCGGCGTCGCCCTGCCGGACCGCCTCGCGGGTGCGACGCTGACCTACCACCCGTTGCGCGTGGCGCTGCACCGCGACCACCCGCTCGCCGGGCGCGCCCGGTTGGCCCTGGCCGAACTCGCGTCCTCACCGATCGTGGTGTGGGCGCCGCCGCACACGTCGTTCTACACCGATTTCCTTGTGGCGCAATGCCGACGGGCCGGATTCGAGCCCGATCTGGTGGTGAACCGGGTCCAGGGCACCCCACCGGATACCGCGGTACTGGCGGCGCCGCAGGCGGCGGCCTTCGTCACCGGGCCCGTCGGTGCCCGGTTCGAAGGACGGGTCGCGGTGCGCGAACTCGATGACGCGCCGCAGGTTCCGGTGCAGGCGTTGTGGTTGCCGCACACCACCGACCCGCTACGCGCGGAGCTGCTGGCCGCCTATCCCCCGGCGTGAGGAGGCGCGACGAAGCAGTACGCCCGTGGCGTTTCCCGGTAGACAACGGTCTTGGCCGCCGGCGGGCAAGCCGGATCGTCGACCACACCGTCGACGCGACGGATGACCCTGACGTTCGCGGCGGGATCCGCGCAGTCGGCAGGCGCGACGGTGGCGCCGAGCGCGTAACAGCGGCCCTCACGCAGGTTGAACATGAAGCAGTACGTCCGTACCCCGCTGGTCAACAGCGGGTATCTGGCGCCACCACGCGAGCCGTCCGGACAACTCGCGGTCGCGTCACCCTTCGACGCCAGCTGCAGCGTGGCGTCGGAGCTGCTGCAATCGGCAGCTTCTACGTTCAACCTGCGCGCCGCGAAGTCCTCGGCGGTGATGCACTGTCCCTCATTGAGATTGCTCGCGGAAGGCGGCGCGGCACGCGTGTCGGCGAGCGCCGACAGGACGTGCCCGATTCCGAGAAGCGTCACCAGGGAACCGATCACGAGGAACACGGTTCCCCGCCCCGCCGGCCGGGACGGCCCGTGGTCGCCCAGGTTGGCGGGGCCGGTGTCGTCGTTCTGCAGCAGGCGCTCGGCGTCGCGGGTCACCCAGCGTCGGTGCGCGCGACGGCGGTAGAGCCCGACGGCCAACAACAGTGCACCGGCCAGCGGAAAGATCAGCGCGGCGGTCGCGCTGCCCAACCGGTAGGCCACCAGGTCATCGGCGAACAACTCGACCACAACGATCCCCCTGATAGATGTTGTGGGGAGCCTAACCCGATCTGCGCGTTGGCGTGCTCACCGATTTGTACGCGGCGGCCGATGCTGCGGATTGCGACGCCGCCACGGCGCGTCCCGGACGAAACCGCACGATCGGCGGAGGCCCGAGTGGCGCGCCGCGGCCGGCGACGGTCTACAGCATGCAGGACACGCAACCCTCGACTTCGGTTCCCTCCAAAGCCATCTGGCGCAACCGGATGTAGTAGAGCGTCTTGATGCCCTTGCGCCACGCGTAGATCTGCGCCTTGTTCACGTCGCGCGTGGTGGCGGTGTCCTTGAAGAACAGCGTCAGGCTCAGACCCTGGTCCACATGCTGAGTGGCGGCCGCGTAGGTGTCGATGACCTTCTCGAAGCCGATCTCGTAGGCATCCTGGTAGTACTCCAGGTTGTCGTTGGTCATGTAGGGCGCCGGGTAGTAGACGCGGCCGATCTTGCCTTCCTTGCGGATTTCGACCTTGCTGGCGATCGGGTGGATCGACGACGTCGAGTGGTTGATGTAGGAGATGGATCCCGTCGGCGGGACGGCCTGCAGGTTCTGGTTGTAGATCCCGTGGGCCTGCACCGACTCCTTCAACCGCTTCCAGTCGTCCTGGTTGGGGATCCGGATGCCGGCGTCGCTGAACAACTGGCGCACCCGCTCGGTCGCCGGCTCCCACACCTGATCGGTGTATTTGTCGAAGAACTCACCCGAGGCGTACTTCGAGCGCTCGAAGCCCTTGAAGGCCGTGCCGCGTTCGATGGCGATCTTGTTCGACGCCCGCAGCGCGTGATAGAGCACCGTGTAGAAGTAGATGTTGGTGAAGTCGATGCCCTCTTCGGAACCGT
This DNA window, taken from Mycolicibacterium sp. MU0050, encodes the following:
- a CDS encoding geranylgeranyl reductase family protein, with translation MTQRFDVAIAGGGPAGSAAAWQAAQAGARVIVLDKADFPRDKPCGDGLTARAVSYLQKMGLAPEVSKFHRVDRVTVFSPSQWELSFPQRPGMPNHGHTVSRTELDMLLLKHAESAGVTVRQSAEVAGPELDDRERVTGVVLKSGEKVLADAVIAADGAYSPIKRAMKLDSRYNGYSAIAIRAEIHANRPDTDSLDIYCKLLFDGDQLPGYGWVFPMGAGRFNIGLGYVNSYRNWQSINATQFLGEFLRTLPAEWELPTIDELKKNKSVRAWRLPMGFTAWPPWRPGVLFAGDSLGAGKPASGAGISKALESGLVAGESAVAALTNGGPDDFTNYQQRLQASWGREYRRGRAFHKLIGYPKVAETGLKLLDNAAFRDRLLKALYKKAQGPQHRY
- a CDS encoding LysR family transcriptional regulator, translated to MTTPDLRRLEQFVAAMEEPTLAAAAARLHVSQQALSAALRQLERELGTLLFTRSGRRLAPTASARTLYEGAPAVLAGARRLAARAREAGAERERPFVVGRSPAVTADEAFVLLEPLIARAVPVSITVREVFPSAVADELYDGTLDLMLRRGVALPDRLAGATLTYHPLRVALHRDHPLAGRARLALAELASSPIVVWAPPHTSFYTDFLVAQCRRAGFEPDLVVNRVQGTPPDTAVLAAPQAAAFVTGPVGARFEGRVAVRELDDAPQVPVQALWLPHTTDPLRAELLAAYPPA
- a CDS encoding LppU/SCO3897 family protein; the protein is MVELFADDLVAYRLGSATAALIFPLAGALLLAVGLYRRRAHRRWVTRDAERLLQNDDTGPANLGDHGPSRPAGRGTVFLVIGSLVTLLGIGHVLSALADTRAAPPSASNLNEGQCITAEDFAARRLNVEAADCSSSDATLQLASKGDATASCPDGSRGGARYPLLTSGVRTYCFMFNLREGRCYALGATVAPADCADPAANVRVIRRVDGVVDDPACPPAAKTVVYRETPRAYCFVAPPHAGG
- a CDS encoding DUF5997 family protein, with protein sequence MSRPNTQSMKPATAAKKLDVYLPATPAEFQENAITRAELAALQADPPQWLQDLRKHGPHPKNLVAAKLGVSIAGLARGGVSDALTTEQIEQLLADKPDWLVAERESYQEVLREQRRLKAVRAQKARGS
- a CDS encoding LysR family substrate-binding domain-containing protein, whose amino-acid sequence is MAPSSSRSLTLGYVPGATPAKWARNWAQRRPEVPLQLTLVAAADAADAVRTGAVDLAVLRLPADTSGLAVIPLYEETAVVVVPVDHLLTAADDVAAADLHGEPVLLPHDHVLDWPDAPGTPVEHRPETTQDAMELVAAGVGVLMVPQSLARLYHRKDLTFRPISGAPSCAVALAVPEGPQSAPIEDFIGIVRGRKPGSSRGQSQPMPKRTAREKTLAKQAARAAAKTDRKPGRAKRGRR
- a CDS encoding TetR/AcrR family transcriptional regulator, producing MRVPRPKPKPGGETAAGPKVDARSERWREHRKQVRSQIVDAAFRAIDQRGPEVSVREIAEEAGTAKPKIYRHFTDKADLFQAIGERLRDMLWAEIFPVINLATDSASEVIKRSIEQYVYLVDEHPNVVRFVLQGRFPEQAEATMRAVNEGREITLAMAELFNNELREMELDRQAMELAAFATFGTAASSTDWWLGPSPDSPRRMPRDKFIEHLTTIMMGAIIGTTALLGIKIDPDLPIHQAVPRDGAEAK
- a CDS encoding VOC family protein; its protein translation is MEQRISLITLGVDDLTRSRSFFEQGLGWSVSGEYDEVAFYQLPGIALALFGRADLAADAGVKVDGRFSGISIAINERNEADVDATMARAQVAGATVVKAPHKTYWGGYSGYFADLDGHVWEVAYNPSWTINADGSVTI
- a CDS encoding SDR family oxidoreductase — protein: MTDSARKLSGKTAVVAGGGKNLGGLVSRHLAEQGANVAVHYNSAASEAQARETVAAVEAAGARALLFQGDLTAPSTVTAFFDAAASEFGGIDVAVNTVGKVLRKPILDTTEADFDSMLDINAKAAYFFIKEAGRTLNDDGSLITIVTALLGAFTDGYSTYAGGKSPVEHFNRAAAKEFGTRGINVNAIAPGPMDTPFFYGQETPERVEFHKSQGMGNRLTLIEDIAPIVDFLATDGHWITGQTLFANGGYTTR